A genomic region of Tamandua tetradactyla isolate mTamTet1 chromosome 2, mTamTet1.pri, whole genome shotgun sequence contains the following coding sequences:
- the PDIK1L gene encoding serine/threonine-protein kinase PDIK1L yields MVSSQPKYDLIREVGRGSYGVVYEAVIRKTSARVAVKKIRCHAPENVELALREFWALSSIKSQHPNVIHLEECVLQKDGMVQKMSHGSNSSLYLQLVETSLKGEIAFDPRSAYYLWFVMDFCDGGDMNEYLLSRKPNRKTNTSFMLQLSSALAFLHKNQIIHRDLKPDNILISQSRLDTSDLEPTLKVADFGLSKVCSASGQNPEEPVSVNKCFLSTACGTDFYMAPEVWEGHYTAKADIFALGIIIWAMLERITFIDTETKKELLGSYVKQGTEIVPVGEALLENPKMELLIPVKKKSMNGRMKQLIKEMLAANPQDRPDAFELELRLVQIAFKDSSWET; encoded by the exons ATGGTGAGTAGCCAGCCAAAGTACGATCTAATACGGGAGGTAGGCCGAGGTAGTTACGGTGTTGTGTATGAAGCAGTCATCAGGAAGACCTCTGCACGGGTAGCAGTGAAGAAAATTCGGTGTCATGcacctgaaaatgttgaactaGCCCTTCGTGAGTTCTGGGCACTAAGCAGTATCAAGAGCCAACATCCAAATGTGATTCACTTGGAGGAATGCGTCCTACAAAAAGATGGGATGGTGCAAAAGATGTCCCATGGTTCTAATTCTTCCCTTTATTTACAG CTTGTAGAGACttcattaaaaggagaaattgccTTTGATCCCAGAAGCGCCTATTACTTGTGGTTTGTGATGGATTTTTGTGACGGAGGAGATATGAATGAGTATCTGTTGTCCAGGAAACCCAATCGTAAAACTAATACCAGCTTCATGCTTCAGCTGAGCAGTGCCCTGGCTTTCTTGCATAAAAACCAGATCATCCACCGAGATCTCAAGCCTGATAACATCCTGATTTCTCAAAGCAGGTTGGATACCAGTGACTTGGAACCTACACTGAAAGTGGCTGATTTTGGTCTAAGTAAAGTTTGTTCAGCTTCTGGCCAGAACCCAGAAGAACCTGTCAGTGTAAACAAGTGTTTCCTTTCCACAGCATGTGGAACAGATTTCTACATGGCTCCTGAAGTGTGGGAGGGACATTACACAGCAAAAGCTGACATCTTTGCTTTGGGGATTATCATCTGGGCCATGCTGGAAAGGATCACATTCATAGacacagagacaaagaaggaactcTTGGGGAGTTATGTAAAACAAGGAACTGAGATTGTGCCTGTAGGGGAGGCGCTTCTGGAAAATCCCAAAATGGAACTTCTTATTCCTGTgaagaaaaaatcaatgaatgggCGAATGAAACAATTGATTAAGGAAATGCTGGCTGCAAACCCTCAGGATCGTCCAGACGCTTTTGAACTAGAACTCAGATTAGTACAAATTGCATTTAAAGATAGCAGCTGGGAAACGTGA